The proteins below are encoded in one region of Mycobacterium pseudokansasii:
- a CDS encoding DUF4407 domain-containing protein, whose product MCAHENPDQRSVVTRIEGLLTWLGGGHWGELGERHERSTHAVAGAVVAFGSGLAWLVASLAVSESTAWPTWAVVAVTLVFALLVGAVVRGTAGGPGRGRSGIAGRAGVALAVGVVVGELAALVAFSGAIDQRLDERALRNADSVPAVAQASASLQQSRAARAALDNGVEQARGHLDTALVVARCEYHPTPGCPQTRITGVPGQGPETRTANDLLADAQRELDNALAARDRQAPDLDARVRQDQEALNTARHAVVADAGRGLGTRWVAMNDVTLASAGALVLRALLIAFFALVYLLPLILRLWRGETTHDRHAAARAERDRAELEAETAIAIKRAEVRRAAEIMWAEHQLTQTRLAIEAQAEIDREQQRRRVSEALELPVRASSQRHFEAVEPVEEVEEDMYLPIAAEAEAASRAVAQLPAGTADRLAQPPERLPAQVDSSGTVAADETERGGPLIPSIPDATKAAARWIRPLMPPFVARVIDNTTQPLRTARQVFEEVEEIAFSFKRTRKVTVNSESSDSPDSSNSRRDQPTPQSPVAEAPAGVNRIESSRGEADTGSYDGNYEGLSPNERYRPLEQSPQDLSGLSMGSTGRANRRGLVGREGPAELSSPDGPRQLPPGK is encoded by the coding sequence ATGTGCGCCCACGAAAATCCTGATCAGCGCTCGGTCGTAACCCGCATCGAGGGACTGCTGACCTGGCTCGGCGGCGGACACTGGGGTGAACTCGGTGAGCGTCACGAGCGGTCAACCCACGCCGTAGCAGGCGCTGTGGTGGCCTTCGGATCCGGGCTGGCCTGGCTCGTGGCGAGCTTGGCGGTGAGCGAATCGACGGCCTGGCCCACCTGGGCCGTCGTTGCCGTGACCTTGGTGTTCGCCCTACTGGTCGGCGCGGTGGTCCGCGGTACCGCCGGTGGACCAGGCCGGGGCCGGTCCGGCATCGCGGGACGCGCCGGGGTCGCTCTCGCCGTCGGCGTCGTGGTCGGCGAGCTCGCAGCGCTCGTTGCGTTTTCCGGTGCCATCGATCAGCGGCTCGACGAACGCGCACTGCGCAACGCCGACTCCGTGCCCGCTGTCGCGCAGGCGTCGGCGTCGCTGCAACAGTCCCGTGCTGCGCGGGCCGCGCTCGACAACGGGGTCGAACAGGCTCGGGGGCATCTGGACACGGCTCTGGTGGTCGCGCGCTGCGAATACCACCCCACACCGGGTTGCCCGCAGACCAGGATCACGGGCGTTCCCGGTCAAGGACCCGAAACACGAACGGCCAATGACCTTCTCGCCGATGCGCAGCGTGAATTGGACAATGCGTTGGCGGCTCGCGACCGCCAGGCACCCGACCTCGACGCCAGGGTGCGGCAGGACCAGGAGGCCCTCAACACGGCTCGCCACGCGGTGGTGGCCGACGCGGGTCGCGGGCTGGGCACTCGCTGGGTGGCAATGAACGACGTAACCCTCGCCAGCGCAGGCGCGTTGGTGCTGCGGGCGCTGCTGATCGCGTTCTTCGCGCTGGTGTATCTGCTGCCGCTGATCCTGCGGCTATGGCGTGGTGAGACGACACATGACCGCCACGCGGCCGCGCGCGCCGAGCGGGACCGCGCCGAACTCGAGGCCGAGACCGCCATCGCGATCAAACGTGCCGAAGTTCGCCGCGCCGCCGAAATCATGTGGGCCGAGCATCAACTGACCCAGACCCGCCTGGCGATCGAGGCACAGGCCGAAATCGACCGGGAACAGCAACGCCGTCGTGTCAGCGAAGCGCTGGAGCTTCCCGTGCGCGCGTCGTCGCAGCGTCATTTCGAGGCAGTCGAGCCAGTCGAGGAAGTAGAGGAAGACATGTATCTGCCTATCGCGGCCGAAGCAGAGGCCGCCAGCCGCGCCGTCGCCCAATTGCCGGCTGGAACAGCGGATCGCCTCGCTCAACCACCGGAACGGCTTCCGGCGCAGGTCGACTCAAGCGGGACAGTGGCAGCGGATGAGACTGAGCGCGGCGGCCCGCTGATTCCGTCGATTCCGGACGCCACCAAGGCTGCGGCGCGATGGATACGGCCGTTGATGCCCCCGTTCGTGGCGCGGGTGATCGACAACACCACTCAGCCACTGCGCACCGCACGTCAGGTGTTCGAAGAGGTCGAAGAAATCGCTTTTTCGTTCAAGCGCACCCGCAAGGTCACCGTCAACTCCGAAAGTTCCGACAGCCCCGACAGCTCCAACAGCAGACGTGACCAGCCGACGCCTCAATCCCCCGTTGCTGAGGCCCCGGCCGGCGTGAACCGTATCGAATCGTCACGTGGCGAGGCCGACACCGGCAGCTACGACGGAAACTATGAGGGACTGAGCCCCAACGAGCGATACCGGCCGTTGGAGCAATCTCCGCAAGATCTGTCCGGGTTGTCGATGGGATCGACCGGACGTGCGAATCGGCGTGGGCTGGTCGGGCGGGAGGGGCCGGCCGAGCTGAGTTCCCCCGATGGTCCGCGTCAGCTGCCCCCCGGTAAGTAA
- a CDS encoding type II toxin-antitoxin system Rv0910 family toxin, translating into MARVEVSTSSNVDPESAWKIASDLHRFDEWMTIFGGWRGAVPSTIEEGSRVSSLIKVKGFRNVIHWTVTEHDEPTSIQLHGCGRGGIRIAVAVTVTANHPGSDFHLTADLKGGLLGGPVGRLVARVLRPEIQNSVDNLAALQ; encoded by the coding sequence ATGGCGCGTGTGGAGGTGTCAACGTCATCCAACGTCGACCCTGAGTCTGCCTGGAAAATCGCCTCCGACCTGCACCGATTCGACGAATGGATGACGATATTCGGAGGCTGGCGCGGGGCGGTGCCATCGACGATCGAGGAGGGCTCCCGCGTCTCGTCACTGATCAAGGTGAAGGGTTTTCGCAACGTCATTCACTGGACGGTCACCGAGCACGACGAGCCGACCTCGATCCAGCTGCATGGCTGCGGTCGGGGCGGAATCCGGATCGCTGTCGCGGTGACTGTCACCGCCAACCATCCGGGGTCGGATTTCCATCTGACGGCTGACCTGAAAGGCGGTCTGCTCGGCGGGCCGGTTGGGCGGCTCGTCGCCAGAGTTCTGCGCCCCGAGATTCAGAACTCGGTGGACAACCTCGCAGCTTTGCAGTAG
- a CDS encoding LapA family protein has product MGGISRHAIHRRPYAHDSAERINDAQHAPGLVVVAGGVLAFVVSLANFALGQVGLGLAAAIGGLLSFGAGLAWLAMERRRVREAERQRPLGHSERPEM; this is encoded by the coding sequence ATGGGGGGCATCTCGCGCCATGCCATCCACCGACGTCCCTACGCCCACGACTCGGCGGAACGCATCAACGACGCCCAGCACGCGCCCGGTCTGGTTGTCGTCGCTGGCGGCGTGCTGGCTTTCGTGGTGTCCCTCGCCAATTTCGCACTCGGACAGGTAGGACTCGGCCTCGCGGCCGCCATCGGCGGACTGCTCTCGTTCGGCGCCGGTCTGGCTTGGCTTGCCATGGAGCGCAGGCGAGTTCGCGAAGCCGAACGGCAGCGGCCGTTGGGCCACTCCGAGCGGCCTGAGATGTAG
- a CDS encoding nuclear transport factor 2 family protein, with protein MTPAESLAPADRLALSDLVHRYAAHVDDSEFDAAADLFTVAAELTTPDPPATLTPVHSHRGRMAIATAIAAVAQTMRTEHAIVGEVYDHAPGPGVARGRITCIAHHWSRRGDDLVDVVWHLRYDDEYQLTDSGWRISSRALTIHAIESRPVRRLLPRDQLPPA; from the coding sequence ATGACCCCTGCCGAGTCTCTTGCGCCGGCCGATCGGCTGGCACTCAGCGATCTGGTGCACCGGTATGCGGCCCACGTCGATGACAGCGAATTCGACGCTGCGGCCGACCTTTTCACTGTGGCAGCCGAGCTGACGACACCCGACCCCCCCGCCACACTGACACCGGTCCATTCGCACCGGGGCCGAATGGCCATCGCCACCGCCATAGCGGCCGTCGCCCAAACCATGCGTACCGAACACGCGATCGTCGGAGAGGTCTATGACCACGCCCCGGGCCCGGGTGTCGCGCGAGGGCGTATCACCTGCATCGCGCACCATTGGAGCCGGCGCGGCGATGACCTGGTCGACGTGGTCTGGCATCTGCGGTACGACGACGAGTACCAGCTGACCGATTCGGGCTGGCGAATCAGTAGCCGCGCCTTGACGATCCACGCCATTGAAAGCCGGCCGGTACGCCGATTGCTGCCGCGCGACCAACTGCCGCCGGCGTGA
- a CDS encoding LLM class F420-dependent oxidoreductase, which yields MTATPSVAVVAPVADGVTADPDWMTCFALHLEACNFESIIVAEHTVLVTRYDSVYPYDRSGRVGLAADCPIPDPLDLLGFLAGRTKRLGLATGVLVLPNHHPVVLAKRAATIDALSGGRLRLCVGVGWLKEELEACGAEFDSRGRRADEQLAVLRTLWADHPHGASHHGEFFSFDNAMCYPKPVGRLPIHIGGHSRAAARRAGRFGDGFQPLGVAGLRLAALIALMREEASSAGRDPVSLEVSLGHLVTKIDSERAARLVDEGADRIVLGMPPTTDIEHAKDIVSACAQRLGLVS from the coding sequence ATGACGGCCACGCCCTCGGTGGCGGTGGTCGCCCCGGTCGCCGACGGAGTCACCGCGGACCCGGACTGGATGACCTGCTTCGCGCTGCACCTCGAGGCTTGCAACTTCGAATCGATCATCGTCGCTGAGCACACCGTGCTGGTCACCCGGTACGACAGCGTGTATCCGTACGACCGTTCCGGGCGGGTTGGGCTGGCCGCGGACTGCCCGATTCCCGACCCGCTCGATCTGCTCGGGTTTCTGGCCGGCCGGACGAAGCGGCTCGGTTTGGCCACCGGAGTCTTGGTGCTGCCCAACCATCACCCCGTGGTGCTGGCCAAACGCGCTGCGACGATCGATGCCCTCTCCGGCGGCAGGCTGCGGCTGTGTGTGGGTGTGGGATGGCTCAAAGAGGAGCTCGAGGCCTGCGGGGCGGAGTTCGACAGCCGCGGCCGCAGGGCCGACGAACAGCTGGCTGTGCTGCGGACATTGTGGGCCGACCACCCGCACGGCGCTTCTCACCACGGCGAGTTCTTCAGCTTCGACAACGCCATGTGCTACCCCAAACCGGTTGGGCGGCTTCCGATTCACATCGGCGGGCACAGCCGGGCGGCCGCGCGCAGGGCCGGGCGCTTCGGCGATGGCTTCCAGCCACTCGGCGTGGCCGGACTGCGGCTCGCTGCACTGATCGCGCTGATGCGTGAGGAGGCGTCCTCGGCCGGCCGCGATCCGGTATCCCTGGAGGTCTCTTTGGGCCACCTGGTGACCAAGATCGACAGCGAACGCGCGGCCCGCCTGGTCGATGAGGGCGCCGACAGGATCGTGCTGGGCATGCCGCCGACCACCGATATCGAGCACGCCAAAGACATCGTGTCGGCGTGCGCGCAGCGTCTGGGATTGGTTTCTTGA
- the malQ gene encoding 4-alpha-glucanotransferase: MTELAPSLVELARRLGIATEYQDWTGHDVRVCADTLVAVLAAFGVAARTEEERNAALTEQLRSYWARSLPATIVARAGAATRFWVHVTHGAPADVWLRLEDGTLRGGVQQTDNFTPPFELDGRWIGEASFVLPADLPLGYHRVQLRSGDDETGTALIVTPDWVGLPEKLGNRRAWGLATQLYSVRSRRSWGIGDLTDLAELALWSAYRHGADYVLVNPLHAAAPTTPMEPSPYLPTSRRYFNPLYLRVEAIPEFAELAKRSRVRQLRTEVQQRSDRCDTIDRDSAWRAKRKALELIHRVPRSAGRELAYAAFRSREGRALDDFATWCALAEKYGGDWHRWPKSLQHPDAPGVARFVDKHAVAVDFHRWLQWQLDEQLAAAQSGASRAGMSLGIMHDLAVGVHPDGADAWALQDVLALGVTAGAPPDEFNQLGQDWSQPPWRPDRLDEQEYQPFRALIRAVLRHAGGVRIDHIIGLFRLWWIPAGAAPTHGTYVRYDHEAMIGIVALEAHRAEAVVVGEDLGTVEPWVRDYLFLRGLLGTSILWFELDRDGNGGPLPAERWREYCLSSVTTHDLPPTAGYLAGDHVRLRESLGLLTRPVEAELEAHRADQDAWIAELRRVGLLADGAEADPQQTLFAFYRYLGRTPSRLLGVALTDAVGDRRTQNQPGTTDEYPNWRVPLTGPDGKQVLLEDIFTDERAATLADVMRAVTAPEVT; the protein is encoded by the coding sequence ATGACTGAGCTCGCGCCGTCGTTGGTCGAACTTGCCCGCCGACTCGGTATCGCCACCGAATATCAGGACTGGACCGGCCACGACGTGCGTGTCTGCGCGGACACACTGGTGGCCGTGCTGGCCGCGTTCGGCGTTGCCGCGCGAACCGAGGAGGAGCGCAACGCGGCACTGACCGAACAACTCCGGTCGTACTGGGCCCGTTCGCTGCCGGCGACCATCGTGGCGCGCGCTGGTGCGGCGACGCGGTTCTGGGTGCACGTCACTCACGGTGCGCCCGCCGACGTGTGGTTGCGCCTCGAGGACGGCACGCTACGCGGCGGGGTGCAGCAGACCGACAACTTCACCCCGCCGTTCGAGCTGGACGGACGCTGGATCGGCGAAGCGAGCTTTGTGCTGCCCGCCGACCTACCGCTCGGGTATCACCGCGTGCAGCTGCGCTCCGGCGACGACGAGACCGGCACCGCGCTCATCGTCACGCCGGACTGGGTCGGGCTGCCGGAAAAGCTCGGCAATCGTCGGGCCTGGGGCCTGGCCACCCAGCTCTACAGCGTGCGGTCCCGACGGTCGTGGGGTATCGGCGATCTCACCGACCTGGCTGAACTGGCGCTGTGGTCGGCTTACCGGCACGGCGCCGACTATGTCCTGGTCAACCCGTTGCACGCGGCGGCACCCACAACACCCATGGAGCCGTCGCCGTACCTGCCGACCTCGCGGCGCTACTTCAACCCTCTCTACCTGAGGGTGGAGGCCATTCCGGAGTTCGCCGAGCTGGCCAAGCGCAGCCGAGTCCGGCAACTGCGCACCGAGGTGCAGCAGCGCTCGGACCGGTGCGACACCATCGACCGGGACAGCGCGTGGCGGGCCAAGCGCAAGGCTCTCGAGCTGATCCACCGGGTGCCGAGATCGGCAGGACGCGAGTTGGCCTATGCGGCGTTCCGGTCCCGGGAGGGCCGCGCCCTGGACGACTTCGCCACCTGGTGCGCGCTTGCCGAAAAGTACGGCGGTGACTGGCATCGATGGCCGAAGTCGCTGCAGCACCCCGATGCCCCCGGTGTTGCCCGTTTCGTCGACAAACACGCCGTCGCGGTCGATTTCCACCGGTGGCTGCAATGGCAGCTCGACGAACAGCTCGCCGCGGCGCAGTCCGGGGCCAGCCGGGCCGGAATGTCGTTGGGCATCATGCATGACCTCGCCGTGGGCGTCCACCCCGACGGTGCCGACGCATGGGCGCTACAGGACGTGCTGGCGTTGGGCGTGACCGCCGGCGCGCCACCGGATGAGTTCAATCAGCTTGGCCAGGACTGGTCTCAGCCGCCATGGCGACCCGACCGGCTCGATGAGCAGGAGTATCAACCGTTTCGCGCCCTCATCCGGGCTGTGCTGCGGCACGCGGGCGGAGTCCGGATCGACCACATCATCGGGCTGTTCCGGCTGTGGTGGATCCCAGCGGGAGCGGCGCCGACTCATGGCACGTATGTGCGATACGACCACGAGGCGATGATCGGCATCGTCGCGCTGGAAGCGCATCGGGCCGAGGCGGTCGTAGTCGGGGAGGATCTCGGCACCGTCGAACCGTGGGTGCGCGACTATCTATTCTTGCGCGGCCTGCTGGGCACCTCGATTCTCTGGTTCGAGCTGGATCGGGACGGAAATGGCGGTCCGCTGCCGGCCGAGCGCTGGCGCGAGTACTGCTTGTCGTCGGTCACCACCCACGACCTGCCGCCGACGGCCGGGTATCTGGCCGGCGACCACGTGCGGCTGCGCGAGTCTCTCGGTTTGTTGACCCGGCCGGTGGAAGCCGAACTCGAGGCGCATCGGGCCGATCAGGACGCCTGGATAGCGGAATTGCGTCGGGTCGGCCTGTTAGCGGACGGGGCCGAAGCCGACCCGCAGCAGACCCTGTTTGCCTTCTATCGATACCTCGGCCGAACGCCGTCACGCCTGTTGGGAGTGGCTTTGACCGACGCGGTCGGCGATCGGCGGACGCAGAATCAGCCAGGCACTACCGATGAGTACCCCAACTGGCGGGTTCCACTGACCGGTCCAGACGGCAAGCAGGTGCTGCTCGAGGACATCTTCACGGACGAGAGGGCAGCGACCTTGGCCGACGTGATGCGAGCCGTGACGGCTCCCGAGGTCACCTGA
- the eccB gene encoding type VII secretion protein EccB, producing MAEESRGQRGSGYGLGLSTRTQVTGYQFLARRTAMALTRWRVRMEIEPGRRQTLAVVASVSAALVICLGALLWSFISPSGQLNESPIIADRDSGALFVRVGDRLYPALNLASARLITGRPDNPHLVKGSQIASQPHGPLVGIPGAPNQFYPKSPPASSWLVCDTVSTSSSLGSSQGVSVTVIDGTPDLSSHRRVLKGSDAVVLSYGGDAWVIREGRRSRIDATNRSVLLPLGLTPEQVSQARPMSHALYDALPVGPELLVPEVPNAGAPATFPGAPGPVGTVLVTPQISGPQQYSLVLADGVQTLPPLVAQIMQNAGRPGNTKPVTVEPSALAKMPVVNRIDLSAYPDEPLNVLDIRENPSTCWWWERTRGENRARVKVISGPTIPVATHEMHKVVDLVKADMSGREADHVYFGPDYANFVAVTGNNPAAQTTESLWWLTDAGARFGVEDTKEAREALGLSLAPSMAPWVALRLLPQGPTLSRADALVEHDTLPMDMTPAELVVPK from the coding sequence GTGGCTGAAGAGAGCCGCGGGCAGCGGGGGTCGGGGTACGGCCTTGGATTGTCCACGCGGACCCAGGTAACGGGTTATCAGTTCCTGGCGCGCCGAACCGCGATGGCATTGACCCGCTGGCGGGTGCGCATGGAGATCGAACCCGGCCGGCGGCAGACGCTGGCGGTGGTGGCATCGGTGTCTGCGGCCCTGGTGATCTGCCTGGGCGCGTTGCTGTGGTCGTTCATCAGCCCGTCGGGCCAGTTGAACGAGTCGCCGATCATCGCCGACCGGGATTCCGGCGCGCTCTTCGTCCGGGTCGGGGACCGGTTGTATCCTGCGCTGAACTTGGCATCGGCACGGTTGATCACCGGGCGGCCGGACAACCCGCATCTGGTTAAGGGAAGCCAGATCGCCAGCCAACCGCACGGCCCGCTGGTGGGCATCCCCGGCGCGCCGAATCAGTTCTACCCGAAGAGTCCGCCGGCGTCGTCGTGGCTGGTCTGTGACACCGTGTCCACCTCGTCGAGCCTCGGGTCGTCGCAAGGGGTCTCCGTCACCGTCATTGACGGCACTCCCGATCTCAGCAGCCACCGGCGGGTATTGAAGGGTTCCGATGCCGTGGTGCTCAGCTATGGCGGAGACGCGTGGGTCATCCGCGAGGGGCGCCGGTCCCGCATCGACGCCACCAACCGGTCGGTGCTGCTGCCGCTGGGGTTGACGCCGGAACAGGTCAGTCAGGCCCGACCGATGAGCCATGCGCTCTACGACGCCCTGCCGGTGGGGCCCGAGCTGCTGGTGCCCGAAGTACCCAACGCGGGTGCTCCGGCGACTTTCCCCGGTGCTCCCGGTCCGGTGGGCACGGTGCTCGTCACGCCGCAAATCAGTGGGCCGCAACAGTATTCGCTGGTCTTGGCCGACGGCGTGCAGACCCTGCCGCCCTTGGTGGCCCAGATCATGCAGAACGCCGGACGGCCGGGGAATACCAAGCCGGTGACGGTGGAACCCTCGGCGTTGGCCAAGATGCCGGTGGTCAACAGGATAGATCTGTCCGCCTACCCGGATGAACCGCTCAATGTGCTGGACATCCGGGAAAATCCGTCGACGTGCTGGTGGTGGGAACGGACCAGGGGTGAGAACCGGGCCCGCGTCAAGGTGATCTCCGGGCCTACCATCCCGGTCGCGACCCATGAAATGCACAAGGTGGTTGACCTGGTGAAGGCCGACATGAGCGGCCGTGAAGCTGACCACGTCTATTTCGGACCCGACTATGCCAACTTCGTCGCTGTCACCGGCAACAACCCCGCCGCTCAGACCACCGAATCGCTGTGGTGGCTCACCGACGCGGGCGCGCGGTTCGGGGTGGAGGACACCAAGGAAGCCCGCGAGGCGTTGGGTCTGAGCCTGGCCCCGAGCATGGCCCCGTGGGTGGCGCTGCGGCTGCTGCCGCAGGGGCCCACGCTGTCTCGAGCCGATGCGCTGGTCGAACACGACACCTTACCCATGGACATGACCCCCGCAGAATTGGTGGTACCCAAGTGA